DNA sequence from the Arthrobacter crystallopoietes genome:
TCCCGGTCCTGGTCATCGACGTTGGCCAGGACGAGGGCGCCGTTGGTTGAGAAGGGGCTGACGTCCACCACGGTGGCTGCGATTGCAAGGGCTACGACAAAGCCAATCGGCTCGATGGCCCCGGACTGGAGGAACGGTACCGCAAGCGCAATAGCGACGCCGATGATGCCGACCGAGGATGCCATGGCGGAGGTGATGCCCGCCAGGTAGCAAAGCAGGAGAGCCGCGACGAGTGGAATGCCGATGGCAGCGATGCCGTTGCTCACGAACTCGATGGTGCCGGCAGTCTGGAGGACATTGACGTATGTGAGGACGCCGGCCACGAGGATCACCGTGGACCAGCTCACCTTATTCATGGCGTCCTTGGCGGCCTTGGGGGAGAATACGGCCAGGACGGAGGCGATGCTGAGCGACAGAATGCCGACGTCGATTCCGAATACAGCCGTACCGAGAGCGAGGGCAGCAAGGCCCACGAGAGTCAGCTTCTGGTACGGAGTTGCTTTCGGCGCGACGGACGAGGGAGCCGGTGCCGGCGCGGTCGGCTTGGTCAGGACGGCGGTGCCGCCCGTGGCGACACCGGTTCCACCGGTTGAGGGCGCAGGTGAGGCCGAGGATCGGCCGGCAGCAGTTCCTCCGACAACTTCCCCGTCTGCAGAAACCCGCAGCCCCCTGAGTTTGCGTCCGCCCATGGTCAGGTAGACAACAGCGCCGATCAGGGTGTTGAAGACCAGCGGGACAAGGAAGAGCGCGATGGGGCTGACGGGCAGCCCTTCCTTCTCGAGGTAACCGTTGATGAAGGCGCCGTAGACGCTGATGGGGGAAAAGGCCCCGGCCAGCGCGCCGTGGACCACCATCATGCCCATCATGAGCTGGTTGATCTTGTACCGGCGGGCAAAGGGAATAGCGAGAGGAGCAACGACCGCCACCGCGAAGAGCGCACCGACGGAGATCAGGACGGCGGAGAGGGCGAAGAAAATCCATGGGGCTGCGGCGACTTTGCCGCGAACCG
Encoded proteins:
- a CDS encoding SLC13 family permease encodes the protein MTPEIVSIIVLALLFLVATVRSVNMGVLAFVAAFAVGVPLVGMTTDDVVAGFPGELFLVLMGLTFLFGFAQQNGSIDLLVQWSMRAVRGKVAAAPWIFFALSAVLISVGALFAVAVVAPLAIPFARRYKINQLMMGMMVVHGALAGAFSPISVYGAFINGYLEKEGLPVSPIALFLVPLVFNTLIGAVVYLTMGGRKLRGLRVSADGEVVGGTAAGRSSASPAPSTGGTGVATGGTAVLTKPTAPAPAPSSVAPKATPYQKLTLVGLAALALGTAVFGIDVGILSLSIASVLAVFSPKAAKDAMNKVSWSTVILVAGVLTYVNVLQTAGTIEFVSNGIAAIGIPLVAALLLCYLAGITSAMASSVGIIGVAIALAVPFLQSGAIEPIGFVVALAIAATVVDVSPFSTNGALVLANVDDQDRDKFYRQMLVYAGIVVAVGPGLAWLTVLVPGWL